The genomic region CACCATTATTTTAGAGATACATAATAAGGAAGATAAGATTTTATCACAGAGCAAAAGGTTGATTGATGAGGCTTATGAAATGACCTTGTATCTACAAGACCTGTTATTTGAGGTCAAGAAATATATTGCTAAAAAGGGCTTTCAAAATGATGGGGAAGAAATAAAATTCTTCCGAACCATCAAACCCCAAATACTTGGAAAACTCATCTACTACAATAAAATTTACCGGATTGAAACGACCTGTCCGGTCAGCAACGGCAAAATGTATTACAGTTACTTTTCGACTCAATTAGCCAATCTTAAAAGAGAGTACATTGAGCATATCTGCAATTCAGATTTTTATAGGTACTATCGTTCGGGGCGTACGGACCGTGACGACACCTATTTCAAAAGAGGCAACATAAATTACCACGACGGTCTGAACAGTATCGTCTTTGAAATTGATCCCGAATTTTCTACTTTCTACGATTACAAGACCGCATGGATTATCGCCAACGAATTGCTTTATACCTATCTGCTGACGAAAATCAATCCAGATGAAAATCCCGATGCTATTTTACAAAAGCCGGAAAACGCCAAAGATATTTTTTGGACAGAAAGCAAAAACGCACTTGTCGAATTGATATATGCCCTGTATGCTTCGGCAGCAGTTTCGCACGGTAAAACCGGTGTCCGAAAAATCAGTTTGATGTTCCAGATACTTTTTGGCATTACGCTCGGTGACCTGCACCACGCATTCCACAGAATGAAAACCCGAAGCGGTTCCCGAACGGCATTCTTGGACCAGCTTAAAACTTCATTGGAAGAATATATGGATAAAGACCTTTAACCCAATGCAGGTCTTTTGTTCAGGGCAGTGCATTGTTGTGTACTGCTTTTTTGTTTATACCATAAGCCAATGTATGTCAATTGGCAAATGATGGTATAAACCATCTCCTAAATACTCGAAATTCTTTTTAAGCCCTACCAAACAAGGGTTTCTCCCAATTGCAAAAATTTTCAAAAAACAGCCAAACCAATTGGCAGGGCTTGGCTGATAAACACTGCCACGCTTCCCAATTTTGCATGGTGAACATTAAAACTTATCGACTATGAATATTGACAGAATGGAATTTATAGCGTGGATGGAACGCATCATGGACAGGTTTGATATGTTGGGCGACAATATTGACGATTTAAAAAAGAAACGCAATAGCATAGACGGAGAAGAACTGCTCGATAACCAGGACCTGCTGCAAATGTTGAAAATCAGTAACCGTTCCCTGCAACGCTACCGCTCCATAGGTAAACTACCTTACTATACCATTAGCGGAAAACTGTATTACAAGCTATCCGATGTGCACCAGTTTATCAGGGAGAGTTTTAACAAGTAAAACGCCAATGCGTGCCAAATACTGCCTTTGACTGCCACTTCGGGCGATGCAGTAACTGCTTCATTTACTTTCGGCAATAAAACTTTAAACTTTTCAGATTATGAGTGAAGAAAAAGAAACAGAAAACCAACAGGTTGCTTCCGAACAGTTATCGGATATACTTTTAGTGCTGGATAAAGAAAAAATGAAAATCCAAGCTGTAAAAAGTATTGACAAAAGCGGAAAAATGGAAACGGTTGACCCTACGAAGAAGAACCAAAGCGAGTTCATGCGGGTGGATAAACACGGTGATTTCGTGACCAATTTCCTTTCCAATTTTTGGAGGCAGTTAAAAGACCCTACCAAATTTGCTCTTTTCAAAGTTTCGGCTGACGAAGCCGTAGAGAAAGCAAAAGAATTTCAGAATCAGATAAACAATCCAACTGCCGAAGGCAAAAAGAAAATGGAAAAGCATGAAGTGAAAAATGAACCCGAACAAGAGCAAAAACAAGAAAATAAAAATGATATGACAAAAACAGAGACAACCCCGGAAACAAGCGAGTACCGCTTCCAGCCGGAACAGATTGATTGGGAAACAATGAACAATCTCGGATTAAGCAAGGAATACCTTGAGAAAAAGAACCTCCTTGACCCACTATTGAGGGGTTACAAGACCAATGAGCTTGTACCTATAAGCGTTAATCTTGGCGGTGCGGTCGTCCGTACAGATGCCCGCTTGTCTTTACAGTCCACCCCGGAGGGGGACGTTGTGGCAGCGGTACACGGTATCAGGCGTGAACCCAACTTAAACTTTGAGTTTTTCGGACACAAGTTCTCAGACGAGGACAAACAGAACTTACGTCAAACAGGCAATATGGGGCGTGTGGTCGATCTGATAAACTCCAAAACAGGCGAATTGATGCCGTCCATCATTAGTGTGGACCGGCTTACCAATGAGCTGATTGCTTTGAAAACAGATTTCATCAAAATCCCCGATGAGGTTAAAGGTATAAAACTAAATGACGAACAAAAACAAACCTTAGTGGAGGGCAAACCCCTGTTCATTGAGGGAATGATTTCTACAAAAGGTACTCCCTTTGATGCAAACGTACAGTTCAATGCGGATAAACGGTATGTGGAATTTCTGTTTGACCGAAGCAACAATAACAGGCAAACCCAAAACAGCCAACAGGACAATCAGCAAAGCAGGTCGCAGGAAGCCCCGAAAACCTTTAGGGGAAAGGAACTGGAGGATGACCAATACAACAAGTTCAAAGACGGTCAAACAGTTTACATTCCGAATTTGGTCGATAAGAAAGGGCAAACTTATAACGGCTATATCACATTCAACAAGGAAACAGGAAAAACCAACTTTGAGTTTCCCAACCAATACAAGGAACGGATAAAACCTACAGAAGCCCATAAAACGCAGATTGCCGTCAATTCCGAGGGCAAGACCAACGAAGCGACCAAGAATATCAAAGAGCCTCTACAGAAAGGGCAGCAAAGACCGAAAAACGAAAAGCAACAGGAGCAACAGAACAAACCCAAAGCACCTGCAAAATCAAAGGGTAGGAAAGTGAGTTAGGTATGAAAACAATTATCGCAGAAAAACCAAGCGTAGCAAGGGAAATAGCCAGCTTGTTGGGTGTTTCCGAAAAAAAGGACGGTTATCTAACGGGCAATGGCTATTTCGTTACGTGGGCATTCGGACACCTTATCGGTTTGGGAATGCCCGAAGA from Sphingobacterium sp. BN32 harbors:
- a CDS encoding RteC domain-containing protein, which translates into the protein MQHSLHTIILEIHNKEDKILSQSKRLIDEAYEMTLYLQDLLFEVKKYIAKKGFQNDGEEIKFFRTIKPQILGKLIYYNKIYRIETTCPVSNGKMYYSYFSTQLANLKREYIEHICNSDFYRYYRSGRTDRDDTYFKRGNINYHDGLNSIVFEIDPEFSTFYDYKTAWIIANELLYTYLLTKINPDENPDAILQKPENAKDIFWTESKNALVELIYALYASAAVSHGKTGVRKISLMFQILFGITLGDLHHAFHRMKTRSGSRTAFLDQLKTSLEEYMDKDL
- a CDS encoding helix-turn-helix domain-containing protein, translated to MNIDRMEFIAWMERIMDRFDMLGDNIDDLKKKRNSIDGEELLDNQDLLQMLKISNRSLQRYRSIGKLPYYTISGKLYYKLSDVHQFIRESFNK
- a CDS encoding DUF3945 domain-containing protein, coding for MSEEKETENQQVASEQLSDILLVLDKEKMKIQAVKSIDKSGKMETVDPTKKNQSEFMRVDKHGDFVTNFLSNFWRQLKDPTKFALFKVSADEAVEKAKEFQNQINNPTAEGKKKMEKHEVKNEPEQEQKQENKNDMTKTETTPETSEYRFQPEQIDWETMNNLGLSKEYLEKKNLLDPLLRGYKTNELVPISVNLGGAVVRTDARLSLQSTPEGDVVAAVHGIRREPNLNFEFFGHKFSDEDKQNLRQTGNMGRVVDLINSKTGELMPSIISVDRLTNELIALKTDFIKIPDEVKGIKLNDEQKQTLVEGKPLFIEGMISTKGTPFDANVQFNADKRYVEFLFDRSNNNRQTQNSQQDNQQSRSQEAPKTFRGKELEDDQYNKFKDGQTVYIPNLVDKKGQTYNGYITFNKETGKTNFEFPNQYKERIKPTEAHKTQIAVNSEGKTNEATKNIKEPLQKGQQRPKNEKQQEQQNKPKAPAKSKGRKVS